The sequence GGAAATCAACGGTAGACTGTAAATGAAATAATTGTGCAACGACTGTGTATTGAGaaaacgcacgcacgcacgcacgcgcacacacacacgcgcacacactggAATTGTTGTCTGTGTATAATGTTTCCATTTCTGTCACCATTGGCAACGGAGGTCCCACTCCAAGTAACGCCCAATCACAACTAGGTCTGAAACTTTATTGGCCAATGAAATACGTGGCTCGCATGACTGACGTTTATTTGAACCAATTGTGTCCGTTGACGGTCTGGGGTTGGCGAGCTTCTACCGTTTCAGGTTAGTCCGTTGTGggaacacagcagagagagtaCCTTTGTCCAGTTAACTTATTGTTCAGAAGTTATTCAGTTCGAGCAAAATGAGGGAAATTGTGCATCTACAGGCCGGCCAGTGCGGAAACCAAATTGGAGCTAAGGTTGGTACTATTCTGAGTAAAAGTTTTAGCTGCTTAGTGAAAATTCTGTCGGATCGGTTTGGGCGGGTAACGTTACCGTCGTTAGGTTGGCGAACTATCTCTGTCTTTGCAAAAGAGATAATTAGCTTGTGGCTAAGCTTTGTCCGTGTCTACCTCTTATGTTGGCGTCGACAAGGTAAGCTAATGCTGGTTAGCCTGCTAACTAGACACCTGTCCTTTATTCGTTTTTCTGAGTCTAGTTTTGGGAGGTGATAAGCGACGAACATGGCATCGACCCCACGGGAACATACCAAGGAGACAGCGACCTGCAGTTGGAGAGAATCAACGTCTATTACAACGAGGCTACAGGTAAAGTTACCGAACGGCAGTTTGCTGGATTATGTCGTTTCATTTGAAACCAGGTTCATTTTGCCAGAGGGGAGAGTTGCTGGTTGCACAACCATCCAGCAGGGGGTGCCGTTATCCCTTTAGAAACCACTAGAAATGACGGTTGAAGCCAGTGGTCCCTGCATTGCTTGGAGACATACCTAGTTACCGTTGCCCCGTTCGTATGAAACAACAGCTCAGCAACTGTGGCTCATTAAGGTTATATTTTCTTGAGGAACGCCACagcttttgcacattttctgtttAACAATTGCAGAATAATCCAAGCAACTGAATGAGCTTGAAAATTTCCGACCATAGCCAATGCTAAAAATGAATCGTAACGTAATATCGCCAGCCCCCGACTCATAGGTAGCTCACCCCTACCAGGAAGcgggaaaaaaggagggagcGCAAAAGCGGGATGTGTCATACGACTCCTattcaaaacagcaacatgaaCCAAATGAAAACGTCTTGTGTGCTTATCATGGATTTAACCACGTAAGTTAAAGCGTAACACAGTTTCTTGTCTTTGCTGCCAGGTCAGCCTTACCTAACGAGAGTGCGAATTCATAGCTAGGTTATGTCAACAGGTAGCAAAGAGAACCCGAACCGCCTGCGCCTTCTACAAAATTAGAGGTTAGATGAGTGCGTTGCCGCCATGTTGTCAGATAAGACAAGTTTAGCTATCGAAATTACTTTTCGTGTTTTGGCACCTGTTTATTCTCTAAGCGGTGAAAAAAGTTAATATTAAAGTTGTAATTTTCGCCCTAAAGTTAGACTCTTGAGTGGGGCTAGACTTGCACCCGCCCCgcccctcaccccccacccccctcgccCCTCGCCCCTCACAGAAATCACAATGCAAGTGCAACTCAACTGCTCCATCGTTAACATTAAAACATCTGGGTCTCAAATCGGGGCACTTATTACCTTGTCTCTCAGTTTACCTTGGTTTGACTTTGTAGAGTGGCTAACTGTTTATCTAAGTTTAGGCTACTTCTGACAATCCTTATAAATCCTGGTGTGTGATATGCCATtagaaaatgagatttttgtTGATGGTGTAAATTATTTCACATATCCTCTTATCAGTAATTGTTATCCCTGTATTTGCATATCCAGGTGGCAAGTATGTTCCTCGTGCTGTGCTGGTGGACCTGGAGCCAGGCACCATGGACTCTGTCAGGTCTGGTCCCTTTGGGCAGGTGTTCAGACCAGACAACTTTGTCTTTGGTGAGAAGTTTAATGTGGCCATTCATCTGCATCAGACTGATAATACTGACTGTGGTTCTATGACTGTCACTGGATTGTGTTTCAGGGTCTAGAACTGTAATTAGATTATGTTTTTTGTCTCCAAAGTGACTCATTGATAGTGATAGTGACCCATCCACTGTGTGACTGCAGTAATAAAAAGGTCTCACCTAACGTGCCATGTTTATTAATggagaaatatattttaatttgttggaGGTGACAGtgaagtaataaaaaataagtgaTATTTTTCCATGATAGCAGTGATATATTTCTGTGTCAATGTATTCCACAGGTCAGAGCGGAGCAGGTAACAACTGGGCTAAGGGCCACTACACCGAGGGAGCTGAGCTGGTGGACTCAGTCCTGGATGTGGTGAGGAAGGAGGCAGAGAGCTGTGACTGCCTGCAGGGCTTCCAGCTCACTCACTCTCTGGGAGGAGGCACTGGCTCCGGCATGGGCACCCTGCTTATCAGCAAAATCCGAGAGGAATATCCCGACCGGATCATGAACACTTTCAGTGTGGTGCCCTCACCTAAGGTACAAGAGCACAGATCCATGGAAATGTTAGAAGCACATACAGTGCCTTGCAAATATACTTAGAGCGCTtgacttttttacattttgctgttcAATCAGGTAAGTTCAACAAAATGTGCTAAAATTCAAGGCCCTTGCATGCTTTGTATGATACTTAATGTCTGATTCTATTTTCAGTGAATCTTGCTGCGATTTTGTCTTCAAAAGACTATGAACTTAGAGAGGACATAGACATGACAGTCATACTGGGTCAATGCCCAGAATCTGCAATCCTTGCATAATGCGTCATCTGATGATGTGTGACATTTTGAGTCATGTTCTATTTTTTGTTGTATACCATCCATTCATGTGTCTCTTCCCACTccaccctcttcctccttctctctgctccatctttctccctctgtctgtcctcacaCCACTGCTCCAGGTGTCAGACACAGTGGTGGAGCCCTACAATGCCACGCTATCCGTCCACCAGCTGGTTGAGAACACAGATGAGACCTACTGCATCGACAATGAGGCCCTGTATGACATCTGCTTCCGCACACTGAAACTCACCACACCCACCTATGGCGACCTCAACCACCTTGTCTCTGCCACCATGAGCGGTGTGACCACCTGCCTGCGCTTTCCTGGCCAGCTAAATGCTGATCTGAGGAAACTGGCTGTCAACATGGTGCCCTTCCCCAGGCTGCACTTCTTCATGCCAGGATTTGCTCCCCTGACAAGCCGCGGCAGTCAGCAGTACAGGTACAGGAGTCTGGAACAggtgtttcatttattttttggcaacTTGAGCTTGAGAATTGGCCGTATGTGCAAGAACATTTCCATTCCTCAGAGtgaattttctctcttttgttcccCTTTTCCAGAGCGCTGACAGTCCCTGAACTTACTCAGCAGATGTTTGATGCCAAGAACATGATGGCGGCCTGTGACCCGCGTCATGGCCGCTACCTCACAGTTGCTGCCATCTTCCGTGGGCGCATGTCCATGAAGGAGGTGGACGAGCAGATGCTGAACGTACAGAACAAGAACAGCAGCTACTTTGTGGAGTGGATTCCAAACAATGTGAAGACGGCCGTCTGCGACATCCCACCCCGCGGCCTCAAGATGGCTGCCACCTTCATCGGCAACAGCACAGCCATCCAGGAGCTGTTCAAGCGCATCTCTGAGCAGTTCACTGCCATGTTCCGCCGCAAGGCCTTCCTCCACTGGTACGTTGTGACCCAGAGCTCACACTTTGATCTGCCTGTGTACAGTAAACTTTTTGTCCATGTTGTCCATGCATTAATCTCACTTCATACTGCAGAATCAAACTCTTAGATCAGTCCATGGCATTTTACCAGCAGACATGATCAGAGTTAGTCAAGTCAGAATGCTTTCGTTCTGTTTATAGATAACCATGCTGCATTCAGTAGtgttttttcaaaacagtgtagCAGTATTCCCACCTTaggaatgtttttttattatttatttatttatttatttttaacaatattACTAAATCACTGTCCTTGACCCTGTTTCAGGTACACGGGCGAGGGCATGGACGAGATGGAGTTCACCGAGGCTGAGAGCAACATGAATGACCTGGTGTCAGAATACCAGCAGTACCAAGATGCCACcgctgaggaggagggagagtttgaggaggaaggagaggaagacatgGCCTAGAAACCACGTCTTGTGTCTGTTCTGGCATCCAAATGGTTTCTCCAGCCTTAGTTTTGACTGTTCACTGTTACTTTTACTGTTCTATTGTTCTGTTCTGCTTTGGGTGTTTATGTTTgtaacctctcctctcttttcactGTTTGTATGAATTCTCAAGCTCTTGACCTGTAAGTTTGACAAACatcattaaaatgaatgttaaCGTACCAGTGTCCAGTTCCGGGCACCCTTTTTTCCAATTTGACACCTGCACTCCTTTATGTGACATATTAATTGTAGATTTCCAGTAtagttatttgttatttgaGCACAAAATTTGCACTAAAAGACAGATTACTGCAAAGAATATTGCCTGGAATTAACCAGTGGCATGTTATCACAAGTGTACCTGTTCTGCAATGTTACTGACAGTTGACAATTTTTGGTTAGCTTTAAAAGAATGAAAGTTTGTAATGGTCCTAAATGGTCTGGAATAAATCTTTCTACTCTAAAACCATTTCATCTTGAAATTTGCCTCTTTTCTCCAGTAAGACTCAGCCAAATCCTTGATAATACACTTCTAGAGTGTAAAAAACGTGTCTGCCCACTAACCAGTTTTCTGTTCCTGCAAGGTTGATGTGAGGCATGACTTTTCCATTGAAGAAATAGATCCAttaaaaaggggggaaaaatcagCAATGGAACTGGTTATCCACAGTCCTTAAAACTACGTGAGCTGTCATTTAAAATGGTCTAAAATGTCCCATTTAGGAAGAAACTGTAATCTGAGTCTGTTGTTATCCCATTGTGTTCCAGCTGTGGCTTCTGTTGGCAGCATGAAGCAGACTACACATTCTCTTTGAAATCATTGCTGTTATTTGGCTACTATGCAAGTCAGTCATGGAAAATGCCTGGTAACTGGCTCTGTGCATGGAGGTGAGCATTGCAGTGGCAGCTGAGTTTTCAGACTTTCAGAGGGCCATGAAATGCCTATCGGTAAAACAAAGTTTATTTAATGTCAACATCTGGATACATTAGTAGCCAAGTTGACAGGTAAATACAATCCACCAGCAAGAGCCTCTTCTGTCCATTCAGATTCTATTGTAGAGGCTGTTTATCTGACATCCCTCAGATCTGAAGAAGCCATCTGGCAGAATTCTGGATATATCCAACACTTACCCACCCACTCCTATCCACACTGGACAAAGAGGCTTTCCCTTAACCCTTATCCAACCAGGCAAGCTGACTATTATCCCACACAAGGACAATTAGGCTACCATAAATCCTTACTACCAAGCCTCCCATAGCAAGTAGTGTCAAGAAGATGTAAGTCATATCAGAAATATGTG is a genomic window of Myripristis murdjan chromosome 15, fMyrMur1.1, whole genome shotgun sequence containing:
- the LOC115372253 gene encoding tubulin beta-4B chain codes for the protein MREIVHLQAGQCGNQIGAKFWEVISDEHGIDPTGTYQGDSDLQLERINVYYNEATGGKYVPRAVLVDLEPGTMDSVRSGPFGQVFRPDNFVFGQSGAGNNWAKGHYTEGAELVDSVLDVVRKEAESCDCLQGFQLTHSLGGGTGSGMGTLLISKIREEYPDRIMNTFSVVPSPKVSDTVVEPYNATLSVHQLVENTDETYCIDNEALYDICFRTLKLTTPTYGDLNHLVSATMSGVTTCLRFPGQLNADLRKLAVNMVPFPRLHFFMPGFAPLTSRGSQQYRALTVPELTQQMFDAKNMMAACDPRHGRYLTVAAIFRGRMSMKEVDEQMLNVQNKNSSYFVEWIPNNVKTAVCDIPPRGLKMAATFIGNSTAIQELFKRISEQFTAMFRRKAFLHWYTGEGMDEMEFTEAESNMNDLVSEYQQYQDATAEEEGEFEEEGEEDMA